Proteins from one Nicotiana tabacum cultivar K326 chromosome 23, ASM71507v2, whole genome shotgun sequence genomic window:
- the LOC142177286 gene encoding uncharacterized protein LOC142177286, which yields MEQEEMTRKMKSLEQTMRNIQGLGGHKSVSFNDLCMFPHVHLPPGFKTPKFDKYDGHDDTIAHLKRYCNQLRGAGGKEELLMAYFGESLTGIASEWFIDQDISHWHIWNDMAQDFKKPTESFREYAIKWREQAARVKPPMKEAEMIDYFLQAQDPDYLHYMLAAIGKPFTEAIKIGEIVENGMKSGKIVSQAALKATTQAIQSGSGSFGNRKKKEEGSMMASRSGELKEE from the exons ATGGAACAAGAAgaaatgaccagaaaaatgaAGAGCTTGGAACAAACCATGAGAAACATACAGGGTTTGGGGGGCCACAAGAGTGTTTCGTTTAATGATCTATGCATGTTTCCCCATGTTCATTTGCCACCTGGCTttaagacccccaagtttgataAGTATGATGGGCATGATGATACCATTGCCCATTTGAAGAGGTATTGTAACCAATTAAGGGGAGCGGGAGGCAAAGAAGAATTGctcatggcttattttggggaaagtttgaCAGGAATTGCTTCAGAGTGGTTCATAGATCAAGACATCTCTCACTGGCACATTTggaatgacatggctcaagatttt aagaaaccaacagaaagcttcagagaatatgcaatcaagtggagaGAGCAGGCTGCTAGGGTCAAACCACCAATGAAAGAGGCAGAAATGATTGACTATTTTCTCCAAGCACAGGATCCTGATTACCTCCATTACATGTTGGCCGCCATTGGTAAACCTTTCACTGAGGCGATTAAGATTGGTGAAATAGTTGAGAATGGCATGAAATCAGGCAAAATTGTGAGTCAGGCAGCCCTTAAGGCGACCACACAAGCAATTCAAAGCGGGTCAGGCAGTTTCGGAAATCGGAAAAAGAAGGAGGAAGGATCCATGATGGCATCTAGGTCGGGGGAGTTGAAAGAGGAGTAG